The DNA sequence ATTCGGGTAGTAGATCGACGTGATGAATGGGGATTGGGATTGTTTTGGCAACAGAATCGTAAATCCAAGCCGTTCCAGGCCTTCTGAAAGGATCTGCTGATTGCGCTTGTAGCGCTCGTACCGTTTGGCCACTCCACCCTCTGCTTCCAACTCGATCAATGCTTGATAAAAAGCTCGCACCACATGAGTCGGAGAGGTGAAACGCCATTTTCCGTTATGCTTCTCCATTGTCTCCCATTGGTCATACAGATCAAGGGAAAGCGTCCGTGCACCGCCTTTGCATGCCGCAAGCTCCGTCGTTTTGGCGATGATAAATCCGAAACCCGGCACACCTTGAATGCATTTGTTGGCGCTGGAAATCAGGTAATCGATGTGTAGGTCGGCGATGTCCATCGGAACCCCTCCGAAGCTGCTCATCGCATCCACGATAAAGGTTTTGCCATAGCGCTTTGCAACCTCGCCAATATCCGCGATTGGGTTGAGCATGCCCGTTGTCGTTTCGGAATGAACGACTGCGATGTGGGTGATCGTCGCGTCTTTTTCCAGCAGCTGTTCCACAGGAGCAGCTGATACCGGAGTGACTTCCCCGAAATCAATGACTTCTGTCTCGATGCCATGAACGCGTGCCATCTGCACCATGCGGTCTCCATAAGCTCCATTGGTCAGGACGAGTAGCTTGCCATCTGCCGGAATGACACTGCTCAATACGGCTTCCACACTAAAAGTGCCGCTGCCTTGCATCAGTATGGTTGTGTATTCCTCAAAACGAGTCGTAGCGAGTCGAACCAGCTTTCCTCTGATTTCCTGTACCAGCTCGTTGTAATCTCGATCCCATGTGCACCAGTCGCGCATCATCGCCTCTCGCACCCTCGGAGATGTCGTCAGTGGCCCTGGCGTCAGTAGCAAATAAGGATTGTCCGTTGTCGTTTGGTTCGTCATTCGTCCCATTCCTTTCGATTCCATGTTGGGTACTCGATGATTTAGGCTACTCTCCTACTGCCATGCGCTCATTGATTTGCGCCAATACTTCATCGAGGCAGCCAATTTCATCGATCACGTAGTGCGCGCCTGCTTCCAGTAATCGCTCTGTAGCACGAGCGAGCTTTTCCTCCAACACTTCCTCTGGCAATTGCTGTACTTCCTCCTGGGACAGTCCCAGCTCGCTACCGCCTTTTAAAACACCTACCGTCCACATTCCTGCGTTGCGGCCTTCCTTCATGTCACTCGTGGTGTCGCCAACCTTCACCATGGCGCCCATCGGATAGCAGTCAAGCAGCATCGCATTTTGATAGCACATCCACGGATAAGGTCGCCCTGCAGGCACTTCGCTCGGTGTCACGAGAACATCTGGTGCGTAGCCCTGTTCCTTGGCCGAGACCGTCACCACATCCATCATCTTGCGGGTATAGCCTGTTGTAGAACCGAGCTTGATTCCTTGGGTGCGCAAGCGGTTTGCCAGCTCGACTGCTCCTGGTACCGGTGTCGCATACTCGTGCAACGTCTCCATCAGCATCGGCTCAAAATCGGCGTAAAGCTCATCCACATCATTTTCATCTGGTGTGCGTCCGTACTTTTCCTGCCATAGTGTGGCTACACGCTCCATCTTGCACAATGTCTGGATGTGATCCCGCTTCAGCATGCCCATCGGCTCCCGCGCTTCCTCTGCGGTCAGCTCGATCCCACGATTTTTAAATACTTGCAAAAATACGGCCAGGGGTGCAAAACATCCATAATCCACCATCGTACCTGCCCAGTCAAAGACAACTGCTTTTATCATTTACGCCACCTGCTCCTTTTTCTTGGTTCGTCCATGCTGAGCGCTTGCGAATTCTCGCCGCGATCCTTTCAGCGCCTGCACGTGCGATGATGTTGAGGAGGACGATCAGTACAGACATAGCTGCTGCAGGTGCTACATCCCCTGCGTCGTCCATGTTGACGATTGAGACAGAAGCGAGCTTGAAATCTGCTGCGTACAGAAAGACCACTGCCGAGATCGTGACCATAGAATTGATGAAAAAGTAGACGGCCATTTCGACAATCGCTGGTGTACAAACCGGAACAGTCACTCGCCAAAACACCTTTGCCCGTGATATACCCATTGATTCAGCTGCCATTTCAAACTCCGGATCAAGCTTTTTAAGTGCCGTGGTCGCTGTGATGAACGATACGGCAAAAAAGTGAATCACGTTGGCTAAGATCAGCATCCAGATCGTTCCGTACAAACCGTGAAATGGATTCGCCGGGTTGTTGAAGAAGAAAATGTAAGCCAAACCGATGACCATACCAGGTAGTGCCAGTGGGAGAATCGACAGGAAGTAACCCGCTTGCCGAAGGCCACTCCACACCTGCGATTTCTCAATGACGTAGGCAGCGCCAAAGGTGACGACCGTTCCCGCTACTGCCGTGATCAATGCAACGACGATGCTGTTCCACAATGGCCCCATCCCTTCTCCAGCCACATTGGAAAAGTCGTAGTGCTGCCACCCGAAGCTCAGGTCGTACGGCCATACTTTGACAAAGGAAGCGAGTACGACAGCTGCCATGAGCAGCAGCAGAAATCCACTCATAGCCAAGCAAAAGAGAAAGAAAAAGGTATCTCGTATCCGGTTTTCCTTGATGCGATACGGCTTTGACTTTGCCGTGACCGCGGCGTGCTGCTTGCGTTCGACGATGCGGTCTACGATAAAAGCAACTAGTGCAGGGAGGATTAAAAGCAGTCCCACCGTCGCGCCCATCGTCATGTTTTGCTGTCCAATGACTTGCTTGTACACATCGGTAGCCAGAACGGAAAACTGTCCGCCCACGACCTTTGGGGCACCAAAGTCTGTAAACGCGAGTGTAAAGCAAACGAAGCATGCACTGACAATCCCGTATTTCACACTCGGAATCGTAACAATCCAAAACTTGCGCCAGTGACTGGCTCCGAGTGTATCAGCAGCCTCATAGAGCTGGTAGTCCGCGAATGCCATCGACACAGCTAGAATCAAGTACGCTTGTGGAAAGACGTAGACGATCTCTGCCAAAATGATTCCCACAGGACCGTACAGGTCAATGTCCCATGTAAATGGCAGCATCCCGAAGATTCCTGTCGTGACCAGTCCCTGATTGCCGAACAGATAGGTCAAGGCAATCCCGTGCATCATCGTAGGTGCAAACAGCGGCAAGAGCGCCACCGCCCGAAATGCTCGCTTTCCACGAATTCCGCTACGCGTCAGGGCGTACGCGAATAAAAAAGCTAGAATTACCGCCACGACTGTGGTCATCACGGAGATGTGCATTGTATTCGTTAGCGATTGGGACAACGCCGGTGTAGAAAAGTAAGTCAGGAAGTTGTTCAGGCCGATGAAATTCCCCGCACGGTCGTAAAAGGCCTTCGAAAAGAGCTGGGTTAAAGGTAGTAGCACAGTTGCCAGCAGCGCCACGACGACGAGCGTAATCAACCATTTTTGCACCGACTTGCCACTTTGCTGCATCACAGAAGCTTTCATTCCCTTCTCCCCTGTTCCTTTGCAGCAGCTGCCTGGTCCTGTTCAAAGCGGAGCAGATGCTCCATGGGAAGCTCCAGCCACACTTTTTGTCCCCGATGAATTCCCAGCTTGCTCACTTGAGAGGCGGGCAAGTCGAGGGTCAACGGCTCCGTCGTCTGCCCATTCTCCTCTTGCCATTCCAGATAAATGCGATAGAACCCACCACGAAACTCATTTTCCTGAATGGTCGCGGGAATCCCGCACTCCTACTCATGCGGCATGATGCGTACATGCTCAGGACGAATGGCCAGCAAATTCTGGACCTCGCTCTGCCCTGTCTTAATACGTCGACTCTCGATAAAGTTGATCGCTCCGATAAAATCAGCGACGAACGGTGTGGCGGGCTTGTTGTAGATGGTCTCCGGTGTCCCGACCTGGACCACTTCCCCGTGATTCATCACGACAATTTTGTCTGCCATCGTCAATGCTTCATCCTGATCATGAGTAACCATGACCGTCGTCATCCCGAATTTCTCGTGCAGTCGGCGAATTTCTCGACGAAGCTTTTGGCGTACCTTTGCATCTAGAGCAGAGAGAGGTTCATCCAGTAACAGTACGTCTGGCGAAAGGGAGATCGCACGTGCCAAAGCAATCCGTTGCTGCTGACCTCCTGAGAGCTGGGCTGGATATTTGGTTGCGATAGGTGATAAATCCACCATATCCAGTGCTTCCTCTACCTTTGCTGCAATCTCTTGCTTGGACAGCTTTTTCTCTTGCAGCCCAAAAGCGATGTTTTCGGCTGCTGTCAGATTAGGAAACAGGGCATACGACTGGAACATCATGGCAATATTTCGCTTTGCAGGCGGCAGGGAAGTAATCTCCCTGCCTCCTACGATCATGCTTCCTGTCGTCGGTTGCTCCAGCCCTGCGATCATCCTGAGCAACGTTGTCTTGCCACAGCCGCTAGGGCCGAGCAAGCAGACGAACTCATTTTTGGCAATATCGATTGAGACGTGCTCCAATGCAGCAAACAGACCAAAGCGCTTACTGACCCCTTGTATGGATAAATAGGATTTTGTCATGCGGTATCTCCTCGTTGCTTACTTAGGCTCGCTCTTGGTAGCGTAGCGTTTTTCCCACTCAGCCAATACTTTCTCGCGGTTTTCAGCCGCTTTTTTCAGATCGAGAGGAACCAGTTGTTTCAATGGATCTACGGAATATCCTTCGGGCAGAGATGTTCCTTCTTGCTTCACACTGACGATAGCGAAGTTTTGGTTGTAGGCTTTCATCACTTCGTCAGAGATCGCCCAGTCGAGGAACAGCTTTGCTTCAGGCTTGATTTGCGCTTTTTTCATCAAAGCATTGGCTTCTACGTCCCAGCCGGAGCCTTCCTCAGGGAAGACGACCTCAATCGGCGCTCCTTTTTTCTTTTCCGTAATGGCACGGTAGCCAAAGGAAATCCCGATCGGATATTCTCCCGACGCTGCCATCTTTGCTGGTTTGGAGCCAGAGTGCGTGTAGATTGCCATATTATCGTGCAATTTGTCCAGGTAAGACCAACCATTAGCATCGCCTTTCAGCTGCATCACACCATTGATGGTCAAGAGTCCTGTTCCCGAGGATGCAGGGTTCGGCATGACGATCATCCCTTTGTATTCGGGCTTCGCCAGGTCCTCGTAGGAACGCGGAATCGGCAGATTGCGTTTTTCCAGCTCCTTGGTGTTCACAGCAAACGCGGTCTCCCATGCATCGATGCCTACCCAGTGCGTAGGGGCTTTGTCATCTTTAAACTCAGCGGATACTTTCTCGACACCTTTTGGCGAGTAGCCTTCCAGCATGCCTTGTTGATCGAGAACCAATAGGCTTGTAGCTGCGGTACCCCATACGACGTCTGCTTGTGGATTGTCTTTTTCCGCCAGCAATTTGGCTGTGACAATGCCCGTAGAGTCGCGGACGATGTTGACTTTCACATCCGGGTATTTTGCCTTGAAGGACTCCAGGTACGTTTTAATCTGATCATCTTCCAGAGCTGTGTAGACGGTGATTTCCCCGGATTGACTAGCGGCGCTTCCTCCTGATGTGGAACCTTGTGTGTTTGTTTGGGACTGTGATGCTTGGCCACAGCCAGTGAGTACGGCGATCGATAAAAAGGACGCAAGTAAAGGATAATGCCACTTCTTCATGAGAATCTCTCCTCTGTGTGGGAATGTTCATTTCCTATTCCTGCGTCCTATATTACGGTCGAAATATTAAGTTGATATGAATGACACGTTAAGGAATTGTTTTTTAGTGTTTTTAATTTGTTTTTCCTTTGTTTTGATATTACTCATCCTTCAGTTTGTTGATGCTTTAAAAAAAGAGATCAACCAGCAGAAACTGGCGACCTCTTCTCGTGTGAACGCTTTATTCCTTTTGTAATGCAGCTTCCACCGCAGAAATCGCATGGATTTCAGTCGTATCATACACCGGAACCGAACAATCCGCTTGCGTAATCAACAGCCCGATTTCTGTACAGCCGAGAATAATCGCCTCAGCACCTGCTTCGATCAGTTCTGAAATGACTTTGAGATAGGCAAGCTTTGATTCCTCTCGAATGATGCCCCGGCACAGCTCCTCATAGATAATCTCATGAACGGTCTGCCTACCTTGCTCGTCTGGAATCAGTACATCCAGTCCATGCGTGTCTCGCAAACGTCCTGTGTAAAAATCTTGTTCCATCGTAAAGCGTGTCGCGAGCAAGCCGACTCGCTGTTGTCCATCCGCCTTGATCTTCATGGCTGTCGCATCCGCGATGTGCAGGAAAGGTAGACTAGTCGCGCCCTGTATTGCATAGGCGAGCTTGTGCATCGTATTGGTACACAGAACGATCAGATCAGCCTCCGCCGCTTCCAGACGTCTTGCCGCGTCAGCCATGTGCTCTCCCGCTTCCTCCCATTTCCCCGCATTCTGCAATTCCTCGATTTCCGCAAAGTCGACGGAGTAGAGAATGCATTTAGCTGAGTGAAGGCCGCCCAACCTGTCCCTCACTGCCTCATTCACTAACTGGTAGTACACATGGGAAGATTCCCAGCTCATGCCGCCGATCAGTCCGATTGTTTTCATCTGTGCATTCCCTCCTGTTCTCATGCCTCTTCCAGCTCTTTGATTTTTTCCAGTCGTTTAACGTTGCCAACAAAAGGCGTATGAAGCCACGTCTTTACGATCTCATGGCCTAGCGTGTGTCCGATTATCATTTCCCCTAAAGCTAGTACATTGGAGTCGTTGTACAGGCGGGTCTGCTCCGCGGAAAACGTATCGTGCACGAGCGCACAGCGCACACCCTTTACTTTGTTCGCAGCAATGGACATCCCGATGCCTGTCCCACACACGAGAATTCCCCGATCATAGGTACCAGAAGCAACAGCCTTTGCGACCATTTCTGCATAGTCCGGGTAGCCTTTCGAATAATCGTCTGACGTCGGATCATCGCATCCAAAGTCTTTTACATCGACCTGATCAGCAACCAGCTCTTCCAGAATGTATTGCTTTAAGGCGTATCCCCCGCGATCGGAGGCTAAGGCGATCTTCATCAGATTCCCTCCACTCCTTTTATTCCTTCTTCTATACATTCCGAAATGTTGTCTGTAAAATCGCGCGAGCTTTATTCGTATGGAGCGACGTATCTAACGGGATTCCCAGCTCACTTGCCTTTTCAACTGTTAGCTCGTCTTCTTTTACCAGATCAGGATTGAGTTCTAGTCCTCGCGCCATTTTCCTGCAAAACGTGTAGTAGCTCTCTTTTTCAGCTGGCCCTAGATGCAAGGTACCCGTGTATGAGCTCGGCATGAGTTCGGTTATTGCCCGCGCCAAATCGTCAACATGAATAAAGGTTTTATACAAGTTTCCCGTGCGCACGACTTCGCGTCCTTGTTCCAGCTCGACTGCCAACGCTCTTACCCTTTTGTCCCACATACCTTCATCGTTTTTCCCGTAGATCGGACCAAAGCGTAAAATAAGATGATTTTCATTCCGTTCGCGGACAAGCTCTTCTCCTCTTATTTTTGCGAGACAATAGCCTGCCAGCGGATTCCTTTCGTCGAGTAGCTCTGTTTCCTCCTCTTCCTGAAAGGGACCGGTCTTTTGCCCGAAAACACCGTCGGTGGAAAGATAAATTATTTTTGAATTTTCCGACACAAACTCCAGCAACGTTTGCATGCCTTTTGAAATCAATTCTTGTGCGTCAATATTGTCCTTCCCCAGGAGCGACCAAATGACCACATCAGGTAAGAACTCGTCTAGCAAGCCTGCAAACAAAGAGGCATCCTTCACATCGACGCGCTTCAATGCAGAACGCATGGGCGAAGAAAAGCAAGTAGCCACGATCTCATTCTCCTGATCTTGCTTGAGGTGCCGAAAAATTTGTGCTCCTAGATAGCCGCTTCCGCCCAGCAAAAGAACCTTGCGCTTTGTCATATGTGGACGAACCTCCTCACGCTTCCCTCCGAATCCCACATGTCTTTTTCCTGTTTGTTCCAGTACAATATAACGCAGAGCAACTACAGAATCTACTAGAAATAAAGCGAGGTTTCGAGAGGGGATGAAATCGTGAGCAAAAAAATTGTTTTGGCAGGCGGTTCCGGTTTCCTAGGGAACGCCTTGGCTGGTTTTTTGATGGATAAAGGCTATGAGGTCGTAATCCTGACGAGAGGCACTTCTCACGACGACCAACCCATCCGTCATGTACATTGGGACGGAGCCACTCCCGGTAATTGGACACATGAGATCAGCGGGAGTTATGCCGTTATCAATTTTACGGGCAAAAGCGTAAATTGCCTGTACACACAAAAAAACAAGGACGAAATCATTCGCTCTCGACTGGACTCCGTTCGTGTCCTGACAGATGCCATCCTAAGTAGTGCACATCCTCCTCAAGCCTTTGTGCAGGCAGGCTCGCTCGCCATCTTTGGGGATACCGATCAGGAATGTGACGAGAGTGCCCCACACGGTACCGGCTTCTCGGTCAACGTCTGCCAGCTGTGGGAAGAGGCGTTTTTTGAGCGCGTCCTTCCTCAGACGAGAAAAGTAATGCTGAGGATTGGTTTCGCACTGGGGAAAAACGGGGGCGCACTCGAACCACTCGCCAAGCTGGCTTCGCTGCGTCTGGGTGGGACCGTGGGAACAGGTAATCAGTACATCAGCTGGCTACATGTGGATGACTTGAACGAGATGTTTTTGTTTGCCATTCAGAACGAAGAAGTCAGCGGCATCCTAAACGCCACAGGTCCACAACCGGTAACCAATCGAGAATTCATGAAGACGCTCCGCAAAGTACTGAACAAGGGCTGGGCCCCTCCTACGCCTGCCCCATTCGTCTGGCTGGGAGCTTATCTCGTCATGCGGACAGACCCGAGTCTTGCTTTGACTGGCCGTAACTGTGTTCCTGCAAAGCTTCTGGAGAACGGTTTTACTTTTGCTCATACCGATTTGGAAGAAGCCTTGCGAGACTTGCTGGTATAGGAGATTCGTTGATAGTTCTATACTTATTTATTTGAATGACATGTTGGCTGTTGATTTTTCACCGAAATGGATATACTATCTTTGAAATACAACATATTCCATGACTGGGATAGTAACTGTTGACGTAAGTTCAAGCGAGCCGGGATGGTGAGAGCCGGTACGGAGTCAATAAGCGAAGCGCCCCCACGAGAATGACTTCTGAACGTCACAGTAGGAAGTCACGGCAAAGACCGTTATCTTATTGAGTGGTTAAACGAAAGTTTGACAACAAGAGTGGTACCGCGAATGCATACGCCTTCGTCTCTTTTATGGAGACGAGGGCTTTTTTATTTTGAGAGGAGGAGCTATCATGATCAGCCAATCGATCGTCAGGAGCTTAGAGCATTCTACGAAAAGCTTGTTTCATGAACTAGGTCTCGACTATACAGATGACGTGAAAATCTCCGTAGAACAACCTGCTCATTTGGAACATGGCGACTACTCCACAAATATTGCCATGCAACTAGCGAAAGTATTACGAAAAGCACCCATTCAAATAGCGGAGATGTTGAAAGACAGGCTGGAAAAGGACGGCAGCATAGATCAATTGGTTAGGAAAATCGAAGTGGCTCCGCCAGGTTTTATCAATATGTACATCGACTGGGGACAATGGGCACAGAGGGACTTTGTCCTTCCTACGAATTCTGGTGATAAGGTAGTAATCGAACATACTTCGATTAATCCAAATAAGTCAGCTCATATCGGACATTTACGAAACTCATGTATTGGCGATGCTCTTGTGCGACTTTTAAAGCGTGTCGGATATAACGTGGAAGTGCACAATTATATCGACGATTTAGGCAATCAGCTAGCTGATACCGTGGTAGGGCTATTGAATGTACCCCTAAAGAAAGAGCACACACGCTTTGGGGACTTCTCCTGGGATATATATTCTCAAGTAAACAAGGAATATGAACTAAATCCACAGCTCATGGAGCAGCGAACCAAAGTCCTCCATTCGCTCGAGGAGGGGGATGAGAACTTATCTTGGGTCGGATTGCTCGTGGCTGAGCGAATCGTTCGTGAACATCTCGAAGAAATGAATGCATTTGGCATCCACTATGATTTGCTGGTATGGGAAAGCAATATCGTTAGAGAGGGTTTCTGGGATTCGGCATTCGACCTGCTGAAACAAACATCCCATTTTTATCAGGAAACTTCCGGAAAGCTCGAAGGATGCTGGGTACTCAAACAATCTTCCTCTGAATTCGAAGATAGTGATCCAGAACATAACATAGACAAGGTTTTAGTTCGTTCCAATGGAATTTTGACCTATACAGCAAAAGATATTGCTTACCATCTGTGGAAATTTGGATTACTAAATAAGGACTTCCTGTATAAGCGCTTTTCCGAAGGCTTATGGTCGACGCATAGCACTGGAACCGATTCCGCTTATGGCAAAGCAGATATGGTCATTAATGTAATCGACTATCGCCAGCAATACCCTCAAGCCATGGTTAAACAGGCTCTTGATATTTTAGGTTTCACGGCGCAGGCTGAGAAGCTCAGACACGTAAGCTATGGCGTAGTCTCCCTAAGTCCATCAGCCGCAAAAGAGCTAGGAATAGATACTTCCGCTGGAAAAGCTTCCTACGCCATGTCCGGAAGACAAGGAATTGGGGTTAAGATATCCGAATTACTCGACTTAATGGAAGGTATCATTGAGAGGAAACGTTCAAACAAGCAAGGTCTATCGAGTAGAATCATCGCGGCAGCGGCGATCCGTTACTACCTTCTCCGCTTTCATTTATCGACAGAGGTCGTTTTCGATATGGAACAAGCAACAGAAACTACGGGAAATTCAGGGGTATATTTGATGTATGCTCACGCTCGCGCCGTCAGTATTTTAAGCAAAGCTGAGGATGAATCAATCAGTAAACCACTCGTTCCAGGCGAAATCAATCAGATAGAAAAAGCTGAACACGTATTACTCAGGCATTTAGCTAACTGGCAAGATACTTTATATGTCGCCTATACCGAATTGTCTCCAAACGTCGTGTGCAATTATGCTCATGAGTTGGCAACCTTGTTCAACAATTTCTACGCATCTTGTCCCATTCTTAAAGCGAGCGAAGATCAAAAAACATTGAGACTATGGCTGACCTTACAATTCAAAGAGACAATTAGTGATGCCCTAACGGTGCTTGGGCTGCCTACGCCTGACCGTATGTAAGAGAAAGGCAGCCGGTCCACTTATGCCGGCTGCCTACTTGTGTTGTTTTTTGCTTTTTTTATACTATTTCTAATCATGGAGCATGAAAAAAGGAATAAACGCTAGTTAAGTCAAATTTCTTTGTATGATGATGCGAATATTGAATCCAACCACCCTAAGATATATAGCGGCAACTTTCCTATTCCTTATCGTTCTCCTTGGCCTGAGATGGTCTTGGTCCGAGATCTTTTCTACATGGGAGCACCTTCGTGCTGTCACGGGTGTAATTGACATGCGTGGTTGGGACTTAGAGAATTCACCCACGATCCCTCTGGATGGCGAGTGGCAATTCTTACCGAATCAATTCGTCTCTCATCAGGACGTACCACTGAAGGAAAGCCAATTCCGCAACATTCAGGTTCCGGGAGACTGGAGCAGCGCACTGTCTAGTGGGGCGGAGCACTCGTATGGGCATGGAACGTATCGGCTACGCATTCTAGTAGATCCGCTACAGCAGCCTGTCTCCTTTTGGGTTCGTGGAATACAAGCCTCATCCGGACTGGAAATAAACGGTCAAAACGAGGCGGACATCGGAAAACCTGCTGAGAATGCACAGGAGTACTCCCCAAAAAATATCTCATACACAGCTTCGTACGCTGTTGAAGGTACAGAAGAGATAGAATTACTTATTCGAGTAGCCAACTTTGAAGATCCTTTTAACGGTGGGATTATACGCTCCATTCGCTTTGGCTCTCAGGCGTCGATAGATTACGTGCGCTGGTATTCCATCGGGTTTCAATTGGTTACTTTTATTGTTTTGATGCTTCACTCTTTATACGCATTCATTCTCTATCTATTTAATCCTCGGGAACGGGCCTTGTTTCTTTTCGGCCTGCTGACGATAGCGGTCGCAGTATCGGTTGTGGCTGGTCATGATAACATTCTCTTGCTGTGGCTGCCGATCAATTACACATGGGCGTTGAAGATCAAATTGCTCTCCCTCGTATGGCAAACGTTTTTCATTCTTCTTGTCTTTCGCAGACTCTCCTCGGCTTCTTCGAACAATGGATGGTTGCGAGTGTACACTTGGGCGCTCGTCTCTTATTCAGGATTTCTATTAGCTGCAACTGCCCCATTGGTGAATGGATCGGTTGCATTAGGGATATTTATGTTCTTCTATACCTTCCCTTTTGTTTGGTTTGTTTATGTAATCGGAACGATGATCTTCAGGAAGCAAGCAGACATCGACACTGTCTTCTTGCTACTATGCGCAGCGGGCATTATGTCTAACCTTCTTTGGAGCTTATGGAATAATTATCGGGAGGTTACAGTCGTCTACTACCCATTCGATATCATTGCAGCCATTGTTGGTTTTTCTACGTACTGGTTCAAAAAATTCTTTCGTCATTCTATGGAAAACACGAAACTCAACGAACAGTTAAAGCAAGCTGACAAGCTGAAAGACCAATTTCTCGCCAATACGTCACACGAACTGAGAACTCCTTTGCACGGTATTATGAACATCGCTCAGACCGTTGTAACGAATGAGAAAGAGAAGATGAGTACAAAAAGCCTTAAAGACATGGAACTGCTTATCACCATAAGCAAGCGCATGTCACATATGCTTGGCGATCTTCTCGATGTCGCACGCCTCCAGGAACACCGTATTGTCCTGCAGCAAGAGCCCTTAAAAATTCAATCAATCGTTCCCGGTGTAATCGCCATGTTGAAGTTCATGGTAGATGGCAGGCCAATCCATCTACAAGTGGACATAGCAGAATCGATGCAGCCTGTCATGGCCGATGAAAAAAGACTCGTGCAAATTTTGTATAACTTATTGCATAACGCTCTCAAATATACAGAAGAAGGAAAGATCTCCGTTGCCGCCGAGATTCAAGAGGGACGAGTTGTCATTCATGTCTCTGATACCGGGGTCGGCATGAATGAGGAGACACAGGCGCGTGTATTTCTCCCTTATGAACAGGGCTCTTATGGAGTAAGCGACGGAAGAGGAATCGGACTGGGCCTTAGCATCTGCAAACAGCTGGTAGAATTGCACGGTGGTGAGCTTACCATTCGCTCCGAGTTGAGTAAAGGTTCCGTATTCAGTTTTGATTTGCCAATCGCCAACTTGTCGGATGTCCATTTGTCACAAGACGCTCTTCCTTCCCAACATATAGCGGATGGAGCGGAAGAAAGGTCCCTTGGATTCATTTTTCCAGACAGCGCAATTGGCGAATTGGCTACGACCGTAGTTACCCCACCTCTTTTAAGTGATGGAAAGGTGAACATTCTTGCAGTGGATGACGACCCGGTAAATCTGAAAGTGCTCGTGGGAATCCTGTCGACGGAACCATATACCATCACAACAGCGAATTCGGCACGCGAAGTATTGGAATTGCTAGGCACACAGCAATGGGATCTCTTGATTGCCGATGTCATGATGCCGCACATGTCCGGCTACGAGTTGACGCAGAGAGTACGCGAGCATTACTCGGTATCAGAGCTTCCCGTTTTGCTACTCACTGCACGTAGTCAGCCTGCTGATATCTATACCGGATTTTCGGCAGGAGCGAACGATTATGTGACCAAGCCAGTAGA is a window from the Brevibacillus choshinensis genome containing:
- a CDS encoding hybrid sensor histidine kinase/response regulator: MMRILNPTTLRYIAATFLFLIVLLGLRWSWSEIFSTWEHLRAVTGVIDMRGWDLENSPTIPLDGEWQFLPNQFVSHQDVPLKESQFRNIQVPGDWSSALSSGAEHSYGHGTYRLRILVDPLQQPVSFWVRGIQASSGLEINGQNEADIGKPAENAQEYSPKNISYTASYAVEGTEEIELLIRVANFEDPFNGGIIRSIRFGSQASIDYVRWYSIGFQLVTFIVLMLHSLYAFILYLFNPRERALFLFGLLTIAVAVSVVAGHDNILLLWLPINYTWALKIKLLSLVWQTFFILLVFRRLSSASSNNGWLRVYTWALVSYSGFLLAATAPLVNGSVALGIFMFFYTFPFVWFVYVIGTMIFRKQADIDTVFLLLCAAGIMSNLLWSLWNNYREVTVVYYPFDIIAAIVGFSTYWFKKFFRHSMENTKLNEQLKQADKLKDQFLANTSHELRTPLHGIMNIAQTVVTNEKEKMSTKSLKDMELLITISKRMSHMLGDLLDVARLQEHRIVLQQEPLKIQSIVPGVIAMLKFMVDGRPIHLQVDIAESMQPVMADEKRLVQILYNLLHNALKYTEEGKISVAAEIQEGRVVIHVSDTGVGMNEETQARVFLPYEQGSYGVSDGRGIGLGLSICKQLVELHGGELTIRSELSKGSVFSFDLPIANLSDVHLSQDALPSQHIADGAEERSLGFIFPDSAIGELATTVVTPPLLSDGKVNILAVDDDPVNLKVLVGILSTEPYTITTANSAREVLELLGTQQWDLLIADVMMPHMSGYELTQRVREHYSVSELPVLLLTARSQPADIYTGFSAGANDYVTKPVDALELKYRIRALTTLKQSINERLRIEAAYLQAQIHPHFLFNTLNSIMALSDIDTEKMQNLGDAFASFLRISFDFLNTNELVALSHELELVEAYLYIEKERFEDRLSIIWEVDPNIDLLLPPLSIQPLIENAVKHGILSQKNGGTVHIRITRQGGSTLIEVKDNGKGMEQEKVLQLLSPAMKGKGGIGLSNTNRRLIQLYGQGLSILSKPNEGTTVSFVIPDSRIK